The proteins below are encoded in one region of Scleropages formosus chromosome 19, fSclFor1.1, whole genome shotgun sequence:
- the sart3 gene encoding squamous cell carcinoma antigen recognized by T-cells 3 isoform X1 — translation MAAKGSEEKTQFQEMEEEATSAAEKDIESEQEEGMGVEDSSEEEDESSEDEKENEAEIQRLEEQLSINAFDYNCHVDLIKLLRQEGELLRLRRARQKMSELFPLTEEIWLDWLKDEIRMTEEEPNRGSIYELFERAVKDYICPEIWLEYAQYSIGGMGAPGGIDKVRSIFERALMAVGLHMTKGAALWEAYREFENAILATVQPPAGSVPTREQQELVNAQLERIHMLFRRQLAIPLMDMEATRAEYEEWSDRGVEETITQQYKKALQQMEKYRPFEEALLVAEPPKLAEYQAYIDYELKEGDPARIQIIFERALVENCLVPDLWAKCTKYLDRQLKIRDLVLSCHDRAVRNCPWTMDLWRNYLLALERHGAEHQVVTGSYPGITGCKAGGIHSEQDAIPSQGTFEKALNAGFIQATDYVDIWQAYLDYLRRRVDFTKESSQQLEELRAAFTRALDYMKQDVEERFSESGDPSCTIMQIWARIEALHCKNIQKARELWDNIMTKGNAKYANMWLEYYNLERSYGDALHCRKALHRAVQCTSDYPEHVCEVLLTFERVEGSLEDWDIAVQKTETRLTRVIEQRAKVAEKEALLAQQEEEKTEQRKKAKAEKKAQKKTQKMGRTGEKRKAEDDDEGEEWGEESEQPAKKHRGEGDPSLEDAATEELMETESGLYGRKTGETLSSRKARVAAEVTRRAQDAARDKRDDGASVFVSNLAFSMEDPEKKMRDLFQDCGSIEQIRPIYNTRGTFRGYCYVQFEDKASVPNALKLDRREVDGRPMFVSPCVDKNKNPNFKVFKYSTTLEKHKLFISGLPYSCTREQLDELCKEHGTVKDIRLVTNRSGKPKGLAYVEYEDEAQASHAVLKMDGMLLEGHTLTVAISNPPRRNVLDKPDGSRAPGAVMPRQVYGARGKGRTQLSMLPRALNRQAGAEPKAENGTLQNPGTAGASGFEAQTKSLSNADFSRMLNKK, via the exons ATGGCGGCAAAGGGGAGCGAGGAGAAGACGCAGTTtcaagagatggaggaggaggcgacGAGCGCGGCGGAGAAAGATATTGAGTCCGAACAGGAGGAAGGTATGGGTGTCGAGGACTCTTCCGAAGAGGAAGACGAATCGTCCGAGGACGAGAAGGAGAACGAAGCGGAAATACAGCGTTTGGAGGAGCag CTGTCCATCAATGCCTTCGACTACAACTGCCACGTGGACCTGATCAAGCTGCTGAGGCAGGAGGGTGAGCTGCTGCGGCTGCGCAGGGCGCGCCAGAAGATGAGCGAGCTCTTCCCGCTGACCGAAG AGATCTGGCTGGACTGGCTCAAAGACGAGATCCGTATGACGGAGGAGGAGCCGAACCGCGGGAGCATATACGAGCTGTTTGAGAGGGCTGTGAAGGATTACATCT GCCCCGAGATTTGGCTGGAGTATGCCCAGTACTCCATCGGGGGGATGGGGGCACCTGGCGGCATTGACAAGGTGCGTTCCATCTTCGAAAGAGCCCTCATGGCAGTGGGCCTCCATATGACGAAGGGTGCCGCCCTCTGGGAAGCCTACCGGGAGTTCGAGAATGCCATCCTGGCCACCGTGCAG CCTCCCGCGGGCAGTGTTCCCACCCGTGAGCAGCAGGAACTCGTGAACGCTCAACTCGAGCGCATCCACATGTTGTTCCGGCGCCAGCTGGCCATTCCCTTAATGG ACATGGAGGCAACGCGTGCCGAGTACGAGGAATGGTCGGATAGGGGCGTGGAGGAGACCATCACGCAGCAGTACAAGAAGGCCctgcagcagatggagaagTACCGGCCATTTGAGGAAGCCCTG CTGGTGGCTGAGCCCCCCAAGCTGGCTGAATACCAAGCCTACATCGACTACGAGCTGAAAGAGGGGGACCCGGCCCGCATTCAGATCATCTTTGAACGTGCTCTTGTAGAGAACTGCCTCGTACCTGACCTGTGGGCCAAATGCACCAAGTACCTG GATCGCCAGCTGAAGATCCGAGATCTGGTGTTGTCCTGTCATGACCGGGCCGTGCGAAACTGTCCCTGGACAATGGACCTGTGGAGGAATTACCTGCTTGCGCTGGAGAGACATGGGGCAGAACATCAGGTGGTGACAG gatcctatcctggaatcactgggtgcaaggctggtggAATTCACTCTGAACAGGATGCCATTCCATCGCAGG GCACCTTTGAAAAGGCCCTGAACGCCGGGTTCATTCAGGCCACTGACTATGTGGACATTTGGCAGGCATACCTGGACTACCTGAGGCGGCGTGTAGATTTCACTAAAG aGTCCAGCCAGCAGCTAGAGGAGCTGCGAGCCGCCTTCACTCGCGCCCTGGACTACATGAAACaagatgtggaggagc GATTCAGCGAAAGTGGAGACCCCTCCTGTACAATCATGCAGATTTGGGCACGCATTGAG GCTTTACATTGCAAGAACATACAGAAAGCACGGGAATTGTGGGACAACATAATGACTAAAGGAAATGCCAAATATGCCAACATGTGGCTGGAGTACTACAACCTGGAGAG GTCATATGGAGATGCACTTCACTGCAGAAAGGCGCTACACCGAGCAGTGCAGTGTACATCAGACTATCCTGAACATGTGTGTGAGGTCCTGCTCACATTTGAGAGGGTAGAAG GCTCTCTGGAGGACTGGGATATTGCTGTGCAGAAGACTGAGACTCGACTGACCAGGGTCATTGAGCAGCGGGCCAAA GTGGCTGAGAAGGAGGCCCTGCTCGcccagcaggaagaggagaagacAGAGCAGCGCAAGAAGGCCAAGGCTGAAAAGAAGGCCCAGAAGAAGACGCAGAAGATGGGCCGGACTGGAGAGAAGAGGAAagcagaagatgatgatgaagggGAGGAATGGGGGGAGGAGTCAG AGCAACCTGCTAAGAAACACAGGGGCGAAGGGGACCCTAGCTTAGAGGATGCAGCGACAGAGGAGCTCATGGAGACCGAGAGCGGACTCTATGGCAGGAAGACGGGAGAGACTCTGAGTTCAAGAAAGGCACGGGTGGCAGCTGAGGTGACTCGCAGGGCCCAGGATGCTGCGCGGGACAAGAGGGACGATGGTGCCAGCGTCTTTGTAAGCAATCTGGCCTTTTCCATGGAGGACCCAGAGAAGAAGATGAGGGACCTGTTCCAGGACTGTGGCTCCATAGAGCAGATCCGCCCAATCTATAACACCAGGGGGACCTTTCGGGGCTATTGCTACGTGCAGTTTGAGGACAAGGCATCGGTCCCTAATGCACTGAAGTTGGACCGCCGGGAGGTAGATGGCAGACCCATGTTTGTGTCTCCTTGCGTGGACAAAAACAAGAACCCGAACTTCAAG GTTTTCAAGTACAGCACAACTCTGGAGAAACACAAGCTCTTCATTTCGGGTCTTCCATACAGCTGCACCAGGGAGCAGCTGGATGAGTTGTGTAAAGAGCACGGCACGGTCAAGGACATCCGACTGGTTACCAACCGTTCTGGGAAGCCCAAG GGCCTCGCGTACGTGGAGTATGAAGACGAGGCGCAAGCCTCCCACGCCGTGCTCAAGATGGATGGAATGCTTCTTGAGGGCCACACTCTGACTGTTGCTATTAGCAACCCACCGCGCAGGAATGTGCTGGACAAGCCTGATGGGAGCAGAGCCCCGGGTGCCGTGATGCCTCGCCAGGTCTACGGAGC aaggGGTAAAGGTCGCACACAGCTGTCCATGCTGCCCCGCGCCCTCAATCGGCAGGCCGGCGCCGAGCCCAAGGCCGAAAATGGGACCCTGCAGAACCCTGGCACGGCCGGCGCCTCGGGCTTCGAAGCACAGACTAAGTCTCTGTCAAACGCCGATTTCTCCAGGatgctcaacaagaaataa
- the LOC108932539 gene encoding transmembrane protein 119-like has protein sequence MRVSDLLPLACMCVVLLWGHRGGATPLPFNMSAEGSGEGEPEILDPAAYTTHSPVLISTTARVTTVTRIKHFIFHQVVDFLRENLLLIIVVSSLVIVLIFIVCCASVMSHKRKLTAYYPSSFPTKKYVDQKDKSGGARTFSDVHGKPPNSQQPEAGDPSRPFQTADQVVTKNLRTPSKALVGDKGKETSPRPCDVENKQEETIKEERRPVENMVANGNKGAQAQGLVCLCHLRKGNPPSSSQNSPGMEGRVAQSDANPTTSKVQGIIVD, from the coding sequence ATGAGGGTGTCTGATCTCCTTCCCCTGGCCTGCATGTGTGTGGTCCTGCTCTGGGGCCACAGGGGAGGTGCCACACCCCTGCCGTTCAACATGTCCGCAGAAGGCAGCGGGGAGGGCGAGCCAGAAATCCTGGACCCTGCAGCCTACACCACCCACAGCCCAGTCCTGATATCCACTACAGCCAGGGTCACCACAGTCACCCGCATTAAGCACTTTATTTTCCACCAGGTGGTGGACTTCCTGCGAGAAAACCTGCTCCTGATCATCGTCGTCTCCTCGCTGGTCATTGTCCTCATCTTCATTGTCTGCTGTGCCTCTGTTATGAGCCACAAGCGCAAGCTCACTGCCTACTACCCATCCTCCTTCCCCACAAAGAAGTACGTGGACCAGAAGGACAAGTCGGGCGGTGCCAGGACGTTCAGTGACGTTCATGGAAAGCCTCCGAACTCCCAGCAGCCAGAAGCAGGCGATCCCTCCAGGCCCTTCCAAACAGCTGACCAGGTGGTCACCAAGAACCTGAGGACGCCCTCGAAGGCTTTGGTGGGAGACAAGGGTAAGGAGACCTCACCGAGGCCCTGTGATGTGGAGAACAAGCAGGAGGAGACCATCAAAGAGGAACGAAGGCCGGTGGAGAACATGGTGGCAAATGGAAACAAGGGAGCTCAGGCCCAAGGCCTGGTGTGTCTGTGCCACCTGAGAAAGGGCAATCCTCCAAGCAGTTCCCAGAATTCACCTGGAATGGAGGGCAGGGTGGCCCAGTCTGATGCAAATCCAACCACATCCAAGGTCCAAGGAATCATAGTGGACTAG
- the LOC108932523 gene encoding leucine-rich repeat-containing protein 15-like, protein MAHNQLCDVDHLLQPFSDLQELSLSHNWLVNFPKGLPPSLRSLQLQENRITYLTAGGLRQLGNLTRLDLEGNRIRFIQPGAFLGLRKLQILGLKENRLVGFPISLPASLIRLDLSANCISSLDLTSLAPLVNLQVLKVNSNCLKSVPESAFDGLSRLRSVELADNLWVCECNILYLYKWLLNGRLGLATDLVCASPAHLASRLLLTLSVLAICPWALKPNNKVLLDSTTMSSGALRHHTAQTTVKDTLAGFHSTTESPFNASFKQTTEVLKEVKSVENDRGDIQKDTLGAHLLSRRFTLEELTYEECLMLNSRPAPTLILNGSRPHKDSKCTENSTSTYTTGDVTFSRPATPSRSTNMEPTTPFWMVKIQESTGVIAMLAILCILVLLVLLVLLMLLKKIFQRNQRVAPSQCS, encoded by the coding sequence ATGGCTCATAACCAGCTCTGCGATGTGGACCATCTGCTACAACCCTTCTCTGACCTCCAGGAGCTCAGCCTGAGCCACAACTGGCTGGTGAACTTCCCCAAGGGCCTGCCGCCCAGCCTTCGGtccctgcagctgcaggagaacCGAATCACCTACCTCACAGCGGGTGGTCTGCGGCAACTCGGCAACCTCACCAGGCTGGACCTGGAGGGCAACCGCATCCGCTTCATCCAGCCGGGGGCCTTTCTGGGCCTGCGGAAGTTACAGATCCTCGGCCTGAAAGAGAACCGTTTGGTGGGCTTCCCTATCTCCCTGCCAGCCTCCCTCATCCGCCTGGACCTTTCTGCCAACTGCATCTCTTCCCTGGACCTCACCTCCCTGGCTCCCCTGGTGAACCTCCAAGTGCTGAAGGTCAACAGTAACTGTCTGAAGTCGGTGCCCGAGAGCGCCTTTGATGGACTGTCCCGCTTACGGTCTGTCGAGCTGGCCGACAACCTCTGGGTGTGTGAGTGTAACATACTCTACCTCTACAAGTGGCTCCTCAACGGTAGGCTGGGACTGGCAACTGACCTAGTGTGTGCCTCCCCCGCCCACCTGGCCAGCCGCCTACTTTTAACCCTGTCTGTCCTGGCCATCTGCCCTTGGGCCCTGAAGCCAAACAACAAGGTCCTCCTAGACAGCACCACCATGTCCAGCGGTGCACTGAGGCATCACACTGCACAGACTACAGTCAAGGACACACTGGCTGGTTTCCACTCTACCACAGAGAGCCCTTTTAATGCATCCTTCAAACAGACAACTGAGGTGTTGAAAGAGGTCAAGTCAGTGGAGAACGACAGAGGAGACATTCAGAAAGATACTTTGGGGGCTCACCTCTTATCCAGGCGTTTCACTCTGGAGGAGCTGACTTATGAGGAGTGCTTGATGCTCAACTCAAGACCAGCTCCCACACTGATCCTGAACGGATCTCGACCCCACAAAGACTCCAAATGCACAGAAAACTCCACAAGCACCTACACTACTGGCGATGTCACCTTCTCAAGGCCTGCCACTCCCAGCCGCTCCACCAACATGGAGCCGACAACCCCTTTCTGGATGGTCAAAATACAGGAGTCTACAGGTGTCATTGCCATGCTGGCCATTCTGTGCATTCTGGTCCTTTTGGTCTTGCTGGTGCTACTGATGCTACTGAAGAAGATATTCCAGAGGAACCAGAGAGTTGCTCCAAGTCAATGCTCCTGA
- the sart3 gene encoding squamous cell carcinoma antigen recognized by T-cells 3 isoform X2: protein MAAKGSEEKTQFQEMEEEATSAAEKDIESEQEEGMGVEDSSEEEDESSEDEKENEAEIQRLEEQLSINAFDYNCHVDLIKLLRQEGELLRLRRARQKMSELFPLTEEIWLDWLKDEIRMTEEEPNRGSIYELFERAVKDYICPEIWLEYAQYSIGGMGAPGGIDKVRSIFERALMAVGLHMTKGAALWEAYREFENAILATVQPPAGSVPTREQQELVNAQLERIHMLFRRQLAIPLMDMEATRAEYEEWSDRGVEETITQQYKKALQQMEKYRPFEEALLVAEPPKLAEYQAYIDYELKEGDPARIQIIFERALVENCLVPDLWAKCTKYLDRQLKIRDLVLSCHDRAVRNCPWTMDLWRNYLLALERHGAEHQVVTGTFEKALNAGFIQATDYVDIWQAYLDYLRRRVDFTKESSQQLEELRAAFTRALDYMKQDVEERFSESGDPSCTIMQIWARIEALHCKNIQKARELWDNIMTKGNAKYANMWLEYYNLERSYGDALHCRKALHRAVQCTSDYPEHVCEVLLTFERVEGSLEDWDIAVQKTETRLTRVIEQRAKVAEKEALLAQQEEEKTEQRKKAKAEKKAQKKTQKMGRTGEKRKAEDDDEGEEWGEESEQPAKKHRGEGDPSLEDAATEELMETESGLYGRKTGETLSSRKARVAAEVTRRAQDAARDKRDDGASVFVSNLAFSMEDPEKKMRDLFQDCGSIEQIRPIYNTRGTFRGYCYVQFEDKASVPNALKLDRREVDGRPMFVSPCVDKNKNPNFKVFKYSTTLEKHKLFISGLPYSCTREQLDELCKEHGTVKDIRLVTNRSGKPKGLAYVEYEDEAQASHAVLKMDGMLLEGHTLTVAISNPPRRNVLDKPDGSRAPGAVMPRQVYGARGKGRTQLSMLPRALNRQAGAEPKAENGTLQNPGTAGASGFEAQTKSLSNADFSRMLNKK from the exons ATGGCGGCAAAGGGGAGCGAGGAGAAGACGCAGTTtcaagagatggaggaggaggcgacGAGCGCGGCGGAGAAAGATATTGAGTCCGAACAGGAGGAAGGTATGGGTGTCGAGGACTCTTCCGAAGAGGAAGACGAATCGTCCGAGGACGAGAAGGAGAACGAAGCGGAAATACAGCGTTTGGAGGAGCag CTGTCCATCAATGCCTTCGACTACAACTGCCACGTGGACCTGATCAAGCTGCTGAGGCAGGAGGGTGAGCTGCTGCGGCTGCGCAGGGCGCGCCAGAAGATGAGCGAGCTCTTCCCGCTGACCGAAG AGATCTGGCTGGACTGGCTCAAAGACGAGATCCGTATGACGGAGGAGGAGCCGAACCGCGGGAGCATATACGAGCTGTTTGAGAGGGCTGTGAAGGATTACATCT GCCCCGAGATTTGGCTGGAGTATGCCCAGTACTCCATCGGGGGGATGGGGGCACCTGGCGGCATTGACAAGGTGCGTTCCATCTTCGAAAGAGCCCTCATGGCAGTGGGCCTCCATATGACGAAGGGTGCCGCCCTCTGGGAAGCCTACCGGGAGTTCGAGAATGCCATCCTGGCCACCGTGCAG CCTCCCGCGGGCAGTGTTCCCACCCGTGAGCAGCAGGAACTCGTGAACGCTCAACTCGAGCGCATCCACATGTTGTTCCGGCGCCAGCTGGCCATTCCCTTAATGG ACATGGAGGCAACGCGTGCCGAGTACGAGGAATGGTCGGATAGGGGCGTGGAGGAGACCATCACGCAGCAGTACAAGAAGGCCctgcagcagatggagaagTACCGGCCATTTGAGGAAGCCCTG CTGGTGGCTGAGCCCCCCAAGCTGGCTGAATACCAAGCCTACATCGACTACGAGCTGAAAGAGGGGGACCCGGCCCGCATTCAGATCATCTTTGAACGTGCTCTTGTAGAGAACTGCCTCGTACCTGACCTGTGGGCCAAATGCACCAAGTACCTG GATCGCCAGCTGAAGATCCGAGATCTGGTGTTGTCCTGTCATGACCGGGCCGTGCGAAACTGTCCCTGGACAATGGACCTGTGGAGGAATTACCTGCTTGCGCTGGAGAGACATGGGGCAGAACATCAGGTGGTGACAG GCACCTTTGAAAAGGCCCTGAACGCCGGGTTCATTCAGGCCACTGACTATGTGGACATTTGGCAGGCATACCTGGACTACCTGAGGCGGCGTGTAGATTTCACTAAAG aGTCCAGCCAGCAGCTAGAGGAGCTGCGAGCCGCCTTCACTCGCGCCCTGGACTACATGAAACaagatgtggaggagc GATTCAGCGAAAGTGGAGACCCCTCCTGTACAATCATGCAGATTTGGGCACGCATTGAG GCTTTACATTGCAAGAACATACAGAAAGCACGGGAATTGTGGGACAACATAATGACTAAAGGAAATGCCAAATATGCCAACATGTGGCTGGAGTACTACAACCTGGAGAG GTCATATGGAGATGCACTTCACTGCAGAAAGGCGCTACACCGAGCAGTGCAGTGTACATCAGACTATCCTGAACATGTGTGTGAGGTCCTGCTCACATTTGAGAGGGTAGAAG GCTCTCTGGAGGACTGGGATATTGCTGTGCAGAAGACTGAGACTCGACTGACCAGGGTCATTGAGCAGCGGGCCAAA GTGGCTGAGAAGGAGGCCCTGCTCGcccagcaggaagaggagaagacAGAGCAGCGCAAGAAGGCCAAGGCTGAAAAGAAGGCCCAGAAGAAGACGCAGAAGATGGGCCGGACTGGAGAGAAGAGGAAagcagaagatgatgatgaagggGAGGAATGGGGGGAGGAGTCAG AGCAACCTGCTAAGAAACACAGGGGCGAAGGGGACCCTAGCTTAGAGGATGCAGCGACAGAGGAGCTCATGGAGACCGAGAGCGGACTCTATGGCAGGAAGACGGGAGAGACTCTGAGTTCAAGAAAGGCACGGGTGGCAGCTGAGGTGACTCGCAGGGCCCAGGATGCTGCGCGGGACAAGAGGGACGATGGTGCCAGCGTCTTTGTAAGCAATCTGGCCTTTTCCATGGAGGACCCAGAGAAGAAGATGAGGGACCTGTTCCAGGACTGTGGCTCCATAGAGCAGATCCGCCCAATCTATAACACCAGGGGGACCTTTCGGGGCTATTGCTACGTGCAGTTTGAGGACAAGGCATCGGTCCCTAATGCACTGAAGTTGGACCGCCGGGAGGTAGATGGCAGACCCATGTTTGTGTCTCCTTGCGTGGACAAAAACAAGAACCCGAACTTCAAG GTTTTCAAGTACAGCACAACTCTGGAGAAACACAAGCTCTTCATTTCGGGTCTTCCATACAGCTGCACCAGGGAGCAGCTGGATGAGTTGTGTAAAGAGCACGGCACGGTCAAGGACATCCGACTGGTTACCAACCGTTCTGGGAAGCCCAAG GGCCTCGCGTACGTGGAGTATGAAGACGAGGCGCAAGCCTCCCACGCCGTGCTCAAGATGGATGGAATGCTTCTTGAGGGCCACACTCTGACTGTTGCTATTAGCAACCCACCGCGCAGGAATGTGCTGGACAAGCCTGATGGGAGCAGAGCCCCGGGTGCCGTGATGCCTCGCCAGGTCTACGGAGC aaggGGTAAAGGTCGCACACAGCTGTCCATGCTGCCCCGCGCCCTCAATCGGCAGGCCGGCGCCGAGCCCAAGGCCGAAAATGGGACCCTGCAGAACCCTGGCACGGCCGGCGCCTCGGGCTTCGAAGCACAGACTAAGTCTCTGTCAAACGCCGATTTCTCCAGGatgctcaacaagaaataa